One Gloeobacter morelensis MG652769 DNA window includes the following coding sequences:
- a CDS encoding TldD/PmbA family protein — MQDRLLAALAPYRSAVDYLEIRLERGESSSVSFRGPRLEAIDRSLELAGGIRACHRGGWSFVTFSDLGELESRVAEAVSQAKLVGCETTQLAAVEPVAATVRAELGRDPRGVSLGEKRDLLAHYNQLLLEADPRIQTTTAGLTDRFRTVWFVNTTGTVLEQERLDVTGRFGVVARDGGTIRQGFEAVHSRSDFGALVGIEARVLSAVERTLRQLEAAPIKAGRYTAVLDPYLAGVFIHEAFGHLSEADFIYENPRMQQLLQLGKPIATPQLNVVDDGTVAGQPGTLAYDDEGVPTRRKYLIKDGVLTERLHNRETAGKLGEAPTGNARALGGTYPPIVRMTNTGILAGDTPFEAMLAGIDEGVYAVRMLGGQTNGEMFTFAAAEGFMIRSGQIAEPVSDITLTGNVFETLKDIEAIGSDQVWLSGGCGKGGQSPLAVAVGGPHLRIGKVVVGGR; from the coding sequence ATGCAAGACAGACTCCTCGCAGCCCTGGCTCCCTATCGCTCGGCGGTTGATTATCTGGAGATTCGCCTGGAGCGCGGCGAATCGAGTTCGGTGTCCTTTCGCGGGCCGCGCCTGGAGGCGATCGACCGCAGCCTCGAGCTGGCGGGCGGCATCCGCGCCTGCCACCGCGGCGGCTGGAGCTTTGTGACCTTCAGCGACCTGGGCGAACTGGAAAGCCGGGTGGCCGAGGCGGTGAGCCAGGCGAAGCTGGTGGGCTGCGAGACGACCCAACTGGCGGCGGTCGAACCGGTAGCAGCCACCGTGCGCGCCGAGCTGGGGCGCGACCCGCGCGGGGTGTCTTTGGGGGAGAAGCGCGATTTACTGGCCCATTACAACCAATTGCTCCTAGAAGCCGACCCCCGCATCCAGACGACCACCGCCGGGCTCACCGACCGTTTTCGAACGGTCTGGTTCGTCAATACTACCGGTACGGTCCTGGAGCAGGAGCGCCTCGATGTGACCGGCCGCTTCGGGGTGGTTGCCCGCGACGGCGGCACGATCCGTCAGGGCTTCGAAGCGGTCCATTCGCGCAGCGACTTTGGCGCGCTGGTGGGTATCGAAGCGCGGGTGCTTTCCGCCGTCGAGCGCACCCTGCGACAGCTTGAAGCCGCGCCCATCAAGGCGGGCCGCTATACCGCCGTACTCGATCCGTACCTGGCCGGGGTGTTCATCCATGAAGCCTTCGGCCACCTTTCGGAGGCCGATTTTATCTACGAGAACCCGCGCATGCAGCAGTTGCTGCAGCTGGGTAAACCGATCGCCACCCCCCAGCTCAACGTCGTCGACGACGGCACCGTCGCCGGTCAGCCGGGTACCCTCGCCTACGACGACGAGGGGGTACCGACGCGGCGCAAGTACTTGATCAAGGACGGGGTGCTCACCGAACGGCTGCACAACCGCGAGACTGCCGGCAAATTGGGGGAGGCGCCCACCGGCAACGCCCGCGCCCTGGGGGGCACCTATCCTCCCATCGTGCGGATGACCAATACGGGCATCCTGGCGGGCGACACGCCCTTTGAAGCAATGCTCGCGGGCATCGACGAAGGGGTCTACGCCGTACGCATGCTGGGCGGCCAGACCAACGGGGAGATGTTTACCTTCGCTGCCGCCGAGGGCTTCATGATCCGCAGCGGCCAAATCGCCGAACCGGTGAGCGACATCACCCTCACCGGCAACGTCTTTGAGACGCTCAAGGACATCGAGGCGATCGGCTCCGATCAAGTCTGGCTGAGTGGCGGCTGCGGCAAGGGCGGGCAATCGCCCCTGGCGGTGGCGGTGGGCGGACCGCACCTGCGCATCGGCAAGGTCGTGGTGGGCGGCCGCTAA
- the psbP gene encoding photosystem II reaction center PsbP, producing MIRIGRKQLVQVGIAAVLSAVLVGCSRSGIDAPKGFQRFSEPNSTFTLVYPDTWTFNPDPKGAVRLSDPADPTYQVSVVVSDAPRKDIKDIRAFGTPQQVADRFANDVLKKKSPPGAVIEVSNATQRTDSKGVPYYSFEVVIASGGRAVHQVYCVAVSGGKVYTLVTGSAAIAWGERREKINQIINSFMIS from the coding sequence ATGATTCGCATCGGTCGCAAGCAGTTGGTCCAAGTCGGCATCGCCGCCGTACTCAGCGCCGTACTCGTCGGCTGCAGCCGCTCGGGGATCGACGCGCCCAAAGGATTTCAGCGTTTTTCGGAGCCCAATTCCACCTTTACGCTGGTCTACCCCGACACCTGGACTTTTAACCCGGATCCGAAGGGGGCGGTGCGGCTGTCGGACCCGGCGGATCCCACCTACCAGGTGTCGGTGGTGGTCAGCGACGCCCCGCGCAAGGACATCAAAGACATCCGCGCCTTCGGCACCCCCCAGCAGGTGGCCGACCGCTTCGCGAACGATGTGCTCAAGAAAAAATCGCCCCCCGGCGCGGTGATCGAAGTCTCCAACGCCACCCAGCGCACCGACAGCAAGGGTGTGCCCTACTACTCCTTCGAGGTGGTGATCGCCTCGGGGGGCCGGGCTGTCCACCAGGTCTACTGCGTGGCGGTCAGCGGCGGCAAAGTCTACACTTTAGTCACCGGTTCCGCCGCCATCGCCTGGGGCGAGCGGCGCGAAAAAATTAACCAGATCATCAACTCCTTTATGATCAGTTGA
- a CDS encoding DUF1232 domain-containing protein, with amino-acid sequence MKFLPKAPGEWWQLARRVARFYSSARVPRGLKIAVVTLCAVYFLLPADLLLDLFPLVGRLDDLTAIALIHFGAVVWAQRQYRLDEPERPTASLQEDPAVTTTVDVPGRST; translated from the coding sequence GTGAAATTTCTGCCCAAAGCCCCCGGCGAATGGTGGCAACTTGCCCGCCGCGTGGCGCGCTTTTACAGTAGCGCCCGGGTGCCGCGGGGGCTCAAGATCGCCGTTGTGACGCTGTGCGCCGTCTACTTTTTGCTGCCGGCCGATTTGCTGTTGGATTTGTTTCCGCTGGTGGGCCGCCTCGATGACCTGACGGCCATCGCGCTTATCCACTTCGGCGCGGTGGTCTGGGCGCAGCGCCAGTACCGTCTCGACGAGCCGGAGCGGCCCACCGCTTCGCTGCAGGAGGACCCGGCGGTCACGACGACCGTCGATGTGCCTGGTCGATCAACGTAA
- a CDS encoding chlorophyll a/b-binding protein — protein MNNTNSTASEPKFGFTPYAELLNGRLAMIGFAAALVVELATGKGVLNFLGLV, from the coding sequence ATGAACAACACCAACTCCACTGCCTCTGAACCCAAGTTCGGCTTCACCCCCTATGCCGAGTTATTGAACGGCCGCCTGGCGATGATCGGCTTTGCGGCTGCGCTCGTCGTTGAGCTGGCCACCGGCAAGGGTGTGCTGAACTTTCTGGGTCTGGTGTAA
- a CDS encoding DUF2808 domain-containing protein, whose translation MVRLIRPENWLLAIFTFLIGVRAAAALTPEQVVQSLNEDRDLAGYGPYTLLAGDKSPWRLIAKGPPPRDKALFEKAALQSALLLVRYRPRWGGPILVESGSWRASISAPQLIDAARGQNSPVLPVRELQASNRAPLLLYPELRFERLKALRVPSFFNRQAIPQLQRATLSRAQEVGSRSWAYRSLRFIEERYGLEGEQPLSIERSFSRGAFAERLNAALLKLLDPQPGDLAVDRSDLAALRQLQVDFESELAILTRERERQELPGQTPSTKATLPMAGVTYRCSVLLPVGAGRGIAQLLVDFPANLPPFGRESVRLLVADRPVVARKIELIGRQYSVSMRSAVPPGSELTLEIQGVSEPPKPGLYAFGLTVLPEGTLPAYYELPGAKVTFVQSGSGRPSN comes from the coding sequence ATGGTGCGTTTAATAAGGCCAGAAAACTGGCTGCTTGCCATCTTCACTTTTCTAATCGGGGTGAGGGCGGCTGCCGCCCTCACCCCCGAGCAGGTTGTGCAATCGCTCAACGAAGACAGGGATCTGGCAGGCTATGGCCCCTACACGCTGCTTGCCGGTGATAAGAGCCCGTGGCGCTTGATTGCCAAGGGACCACCTCCCAGAGACAAAGCTCTTTTTGAGAAGGCGGCGCTGCAGAGCGCGCTGCTGCTGGTGCGCTATCGCCCGCGTTGGGGAGGCCCGATTCTGGTCGAATCGGGCTCCTGGCGGGCAAGCATCTCCGCCCCGCAACTGATCGATGCCGCACGCGGCCAGAATTCCCCTGTTCTGCCCGTTCGCGAACTGCAGGCGAGCAACCGCGCCCCGCTGCTGCTGTACCCCGAGTTGCGCTTCGAGCGGCTGAAGGCTTTGCGGGTGCCAAGTTTCTTCAACCGCCAGGCTATCCCCCAACTGCAGCGCGCCACCCTGTCGCGGGCGCAGGAGGTGGGTTCGCGCAGTTGGGCGTATCGTTCGCTGCGCTTTATCGAGGAGCGCTACGGCCTGGAGGGCGAACAGCCCCTCAGCATCGAGCGCTCCTTCAGCCGCGGGGCCTTCGCCGAACGGCTGAACGCGGCTTTGTTGAAACTGCTCGACCCACAGCCGGGCGATCTGGCGGTGGATCGCTCGGATCTGGCGGCTTTGCGGCAGCTGCAGGTCGATTTTGAATCGGAACTAGCTATCCTTACCCGCGAGCGCGAGCGGCAGGAACTGCCGGGGCAGACGCCTTCAACCAAAGCGACGTTGCCGATGGCTGGAGTAACCTACCGCTGCAGCGTGCTGTTGCCGGTGGGAGCCGGGCGGGGGATCGCCCAGTTGCTGGTGGACTTTCCAGCCAACCTGCCGCCTTTCGGCCGCGAAAGTGTGCGGCTGCTGGTCGCCGATAGACCGGTGGTAGCCCGCAAAATCGAACTTATCGGCCGACAGTACAGCGTCTCGATGCGCTCGGCGGTGCCGCCCGGCTCCGAGTTGACCCTTGAAATTCAGGGTGTGAGCGAACCTCCCAAACCAGGTCTCTACGCCTTTGGTTTGACGGTCTTGCCGGAAGGGACGCTGCCCGCATACTACGAACTGCCCGGGGCCAAGGTCACCTTCGTGCAGTCGGGGTCGGGCCGTCCAAGCAATTAG
- a CDS encoding UvrB/UvrC motif-containing protein produces the protein MQPWFRVSLDRLEDLPDAPGVYRFVDCDGRLLYIGKSVHLRTRVRSYLRRDGGHSRQTERLKFEAKAVEVLCTGSELAALLLEGRLIREYLPPFNQAQKRYRQYPFLRLSVQEDYPRLHLTRVLAGDGAEYYGPYSQARFVSWMAELLSASLGLRTCRDFSAIHHGCLLDQLGKCLGPCRTGALGGEYRARVERLRALLRGEDTGAAVLADFERQMLNAAQREDFEQAARWRDRWQALGNFVAHQGYLRERVSLDAVAVYPGPPDAPSGVQLFWIRRGKLALQQSFTRDLPREQLRAELVNTLAGHYGEALPPPPIFNLPQQDLDEVQMVSGWLYRHRTDDTLLWLAGIEPAQAEELLLTLIDQAHRRSS, from the coding sequence ATGCAACCGTGGTTTCGCGTTTCGCTCGACCGTCTGGAGGATCTGCCCGACGCGCCGGGGGTTTATCGGTTTGTCGACTGCGACGGCCGTCTGCTCTATATCGGCAAGTCCGTGCACCTGCGCACACGGGTGCGCTCCTATCTGCGGCGCGACGGCGGGCACTCCCGCCAGACGGAGCGGCTCAAGTTTGAGGCGAAGGCGGTAGAGGTGCTGTGCACCGGCTCGGAGTTGGCGGCGCTTTTGCTGGAGGGTCGGCTCATCCGCGAGTATCTACCCCCGTTTAACCAGGCCCAAAAGCGCTACCGCCAGTACCCGTTTTTGCGTTTATCGGTGCAGGAGGACTATCCGCGTCTGCATCTGACCCGGGTGCTTGCGGGCGACGGCGCCGAGTACTACGGCCCCTATAGCCAGGCGCGCTTTGTGAGCTGGATGGCAGAATTGCTCTCGGCGAGTCTGGGTCTGCGCACCTGCCGCGACTTTTCAGCCATCCACCACGGTTGCCTGCTCGATCAGCTCGGCAAATGCCTGGGGCCATGCCGCACCGGGGCGCTGGGCGGCGAGTACCGCGCGCGCGTCGAGCGGCTTCGCGCGCTTTTGCGCGGCGAAGATACCGGTGCTGCGGTGCTTGCGGACTTCGAGCGGCAGATGCTGAATGCCGCCCAGCGCGAGGATTTTGAGCAGGCGGCGCGCTGGCGGGATCGTTGGCAGGCGCTCGGGAATTTCGTGGCCCACCAGGGCTATTTGCGCGAGCGGGTCAGCTTGGATGCGGTGGCGGTCTACCCGGGGCCGCCCGACGCCCCAAGCGGCGTGCAGCTATTTTGGATTCGCCGGGGCAAGCTCGCTCTGCAGCAAAGTTTCACAAGGGATCTGCCGCGGGAGCAGCTGCGCGCCGAACTGGTCAATACCCTCGCCGGCCACTACGGCGAGGCGTTGCCGCCCCCCCCAATATTCAACCTGCCCCAGCAGGATCTCGACGAAGTGCAAATGGTGAGCGGCTGGCTCTATCGTCACCGCACCGACGATACGCTTTTGTGGTTGGCGGGAATCGAACCTGCACAGGCTGAGGAGTTGTTGCTTACGTTGATCGACCAGGCACATCGACGGTCGTCGTGA
- the pip gene encoding prolyl aminopeptidase codes for MRELFPAIEPYEQGFLAVSALHTIHYQQVGNPQGKPAVFLHGGPGGGIDPTYRQYFDPKQWRLVLFDQRGCGRSTPNAELAENTTWDLVEDIEKLRVHLGIDRWVVFGGSWGSTLSLAYAQTHPEACKGLILRGIFLLRRKELLWFYQEGASRIFPDAWERFVAVIPTEERGDLMAAYYRRLTGDNPEVRSAAARAWSIWEASTSKLIADPRLVERFGEVKFSTAFARIECHYFVNKGFLDREEQLIENVGSIRHLPAVIVQGRYDVVCPMESAWELHRAWPEAELVVVAEAGHSMSEPGIRSALIEATDRFAHL; via the coding sequence ATGCGCGAACTGTTCCCAGCTATCGAGCCCTACGAGCAAGGATTTCTCGCCGTCTCGGCATTGCACACGATTCACTACCAGCAGGTGGGCAATCCCCAGGGCAAACCGGCGGTCTTCCTGCACGGCGGGCCGGGTGGGGGAATCGACCCGACCTACCGCCAGTACTTCGACCCCAAGCAATGGCGGCTGGTACTGTTTGACCAGCGCGGCTGCGGCCGGAGCACACCCAACGCCGAACTGGCCGAAAATACCACCTGGGATCTGGTGGAAGACATCGAAAAATTGCGCGTCCATCTGGGCATTGACCGCTGGGTCGTCTTCGGCGGCAGTTGGGGCAGCACCCTCTCGCTCGCCTACGCCCAGACCCACCCCGAAGCTTGCAAGGGGCTGATTTTGCGGGGCATCTTTCTGTTGCGGCGCAAGGAATTGCTCTGGTTTTATCAAGAAGGGGCAAGCCGCATCTTCCCAGATGCCTGGGAGCGTTTTGTGGCAGTGATCCCGACCGAAGAGCGCGGCGATCTGATGGCCGCCTACTACCGGCGGCTGACCGGCGACAACCCGGAGGTGCGCTCCGCCGCCGCCCGCGCCTGGTCGATCTGGGAAGCGTCCACCAGCAAATTGATCGCCGACCCGCGTCTGGTGGAGCGCTTCGGCGAAGTCAAATTCTCGACCGCTTTTGCCCGCATCGAGTGCCACTACTTCGTCAACAAAGGGTTTCTCGACCGCGAGGAGCAATTGATCGAAAACGTCGGCAGCATTCGTCACCTGCCGGCGGTGATCGTCCAGGGGCGTTACGACGTGGTCTGCCCGATGGAGTCGGCCTGGGAACTGCACCGCGCCTGGCCGGAGGCGGAACTTGTCGTGGTGGCCGAGGCGGGTCACTCGATGAGCGAGCCGGGTATCCGTTCTGCCCTCATCGAAGCCACCGACCGCTTCGCCCATCTATGA
- a CDS encoding IS4 family transposase, with protein sequence MMPAFYQTFFAHLLTARQSLFLHLLVATLQTHKQLALGKLSQALPLPITADSRKRALQRFLTLDKLNIFEAWFPLVLYLVLTHFSKTTTLKLAIDRTDWWHYNVLTVALVWHRHALPLNWTLLDHPGNSNLEDQQLLLSPVLSLLSAYRVVVLGDREFCSVKLANWLRSRKAGFCLRLKISEYIRQQGADFRSLKSLELQPGMSMFLGGVRVTKNRKNKGFEPFNIACIWKRKIRNMQPGEGWYILTDRPKLHEALELYADRWGIEVWHKDVKSCGYHLEEVRVSQERMMRVLLLASIAWSAAMLNGLQLERIGVDKYTGRVQEKQRRLRRHSPFRVGQYAWHWAQAVLGLGDWLDNLIDTCRNKARDYRRGLRAARLMLSVT encoded by the coding sequence ATGATGCCTGCATTCTACCAGACCTTCTTCGCACACCTGCTCACTGCGCGACAGTCTCTGTTTTTGCATTTGCTTGTCGCCACTTTGCAAACCCACAAACAGCTCGCCTTGGGCAAACTCTCCCAGGCACTGCCGCTGCCGATCACTGCCGACAGTCGCAAGCGCGCTCTCCAACGCTTTCTCACCCTCGACAAACTCAATATTTTCGAGGCTTGGTTCCCATTGGTTTTGTACCTGGTACTGACCCACTTTTCCAAGACAACCACACTCAAACTGGCGATCGACCGCACCGACTGGTGGCACTACAACGTGCTGACAGTGGCCCTGGTGTGGCATAGACATGCCTTGCCACTCAATTGGACCTTGCTCGACCATCCTGGCAACAGTAACCTCGAAGACCAACAACTGTTACTCTCACCGGTTCTGTCTCTACTTTCTGCCTATCGCGTCGTGGTGTTGGGGGACAGAGAGTTTTGCAGTGTCAAGCTGGCCAATTGGTTGCGCAGTCGAAAGGCCGGCTTTTGCTTGAGATTAAAAATCAGTGAATATATTCGACAACAAGGTGCAGACTTTCGCTCGCTAAAGTCTTTGGAACTACAACCTGGAATGTCGATGTTTCTTGGCGGAGTGCGCGTCACCAAAAATCGTAAAAACAAGGGATTCGAGCCGTTCAATATTGCTTGTATCTGGAAACGAAAAATCCGGAATATGCAACCGGGTGAAGGCTGGTATATTTTGACAGACCGGCCAAAGTTACACGAAGCACTTGAGCTGTATGCTGACCGTTGGGGAATCGAAGTTTGGCACAAAGACGTCAAATCCTGTGGCTACCATCTTGAAGAAGTACGCGTCAGTCAGGAACGGATGATGCGGGTACTGTTGTTAGCATCGATTGCCTGGAGTGCAGCGATGCTCAACGGTCTGCAACTGGAGCGAATAGGGGTGGACAAGTACACCGGCAGGGTTCAAGAAAAGCAGCGACGCTTGCGGCGTCACAGCCCTTTTCGGGTTGGCCAGTACGCTTGGCACTGGGCACAGGCGGTGCTGGGTTTGGGTGACTGGCTCGACAATTTGATAGACACCTGTAGGAACAAAGCCCGGGACTATCGACGCGGGTTGCGGGCTGCAAGGTTGATGCTGAGCGTCACGTAG
- the glyQ gene encoding glycine--tRNA ligase subunit alpha, whose protein sequence is MNFQDMTLSLHRFWEEQGCLIVQPYDVEKGAGTMNPHTFLRAIGPEPWKVAYIEPCRRPTDGRYAQNPNRLQHYYQYQVLMKPSPGDIQERYLRSLEVLGIHPEKHDVRFVEDNWESPTLGAWGVGWEVWLDGMEVTQFTYFQQCGGIDCRPVSIEITYGIERLAMYLQGVDSIFDIEWGAGLTYGQVHREGEIENCIYNFEQANPELLLTLFKLYEQEAAALSERQLVLPALDYVLKCSHTFNLLDARGVIAVTERTGYIGRIRHLARRIAQTYAKQRESLGFPLLSKT, encoded by the coding sequence ATGAACTTTCAGGACATGACCTTGTCGCTTCATCGGTTTTGGGAAGAGCAGGGATGTCTGATTGTTCAACCGTACGACGTAGAAAAAGGCGCAGGCACGATGAATCCGCATACTTTTTTGCGGGCGATCGGACCTGAGCCCTGGAAGGTTGCTTATATCGAGCCGTGCCGGCGACCCACCGATGGCCGCTACGCACAAAATCCCAATCGTCTTCAGCATTACTACCAGTATCAGGTGCTGATGAAGCCTTCCCCCGGCGACATTCAAGAGCGTTACCTGCGCTCGCTGGAGGTGCTGGGGATTCACCCCGAAAAACACGACGTCCGGTTTGTCGAAGACAACTGGGAATCGCCAACCCTTGGGGCCTGGGGGGTGGGTTGGGAAGTCTGGCTCGACGGTATGGAGGTGACGCAATTTACCTATTTCCAGCAGTGTGGAGGCATCGACTGCCGTCCGGTTTCCATCGAAATCACCTACGGCATCGAGCGACTGGCCATGTATCTGCAGGGCGTGGATTCGATCTTCGACATCGAATGGGGAGCCGGCCTCACCTACGGGCAGGTCCATCGCGAAGGAGAGATCGAAAATTGCATCTATAATTTTGAGCAAGCGAATCCAGAATTGTTGTTGACCCTTTTCAAGCTCTACGAGCAGGAGGCTGCGGCGCTCAGCGAGCGTCAACTGGTGCTTCCGGCGCTCGATTACGTTCTCAAGTGTTCCCACACATTCAACTTGTTGGATGCGCGCGGTGTGATCGCCGTCACCGAGCGGACCGGCTATATCGGCCGGATACGCCACCTGGCCAGGCGAATTGCGCAAACCTACGCAAAGCAAAGAGAATCTTTGGGGTTTCCTCTGCTAAGCAAAACCTGA
- a CDS encoding NYN domain-containing protein has translation MVAQYRQDRVSIFIDGNNMFYAQRSNGWFFDPRKVLEYFNRHEALVNAFWYTGIRDPQDQRGFRDALIAMGFTVREKFLKEYYDRLSGEMTQKANLDIEIVVDMFNTVAQYNHAVLFSGDGDFERAVELLRSKDTRITVVSTEGMIARELRNAADRYIDLNDLRPFIEKTIESRVLSSSSISAASLPNGG, from the coding sequence ATGGTCGCTCAATACCGGCAAGATCGCGTGTCGATTTTCATCGATGGCAACAACATGTTCTACGCTCAGCGGTCGAATGGCTGGTTTTTCGATCCGCGCAAGGTGCTCGAATATTTTAATCGCCACGAAGCGCTCGTGAACGCTTTTTGGTACACGGGCATCCGCGATCCCCAGGACCAGCGGGGCTTTCGCGACGCGCTGATCGCGATGGGTTTTACCGTGCGCGAAAAGTTTCTCAAAGAGTACTACGATCGCCTCTCCGGGGAGATGACCCAGAAGGCCAATCTCGACATCGAAATTGTCGTCGACATGTTCAACACCGTCGCCCAGTACAACCATGCGGTGCTCTTCAGCGGCGACGGCGACTTTGAGCGGGCGGTCGAACTCTTGCGCTCCAAGGATACGCGCATCACCGTGGTTTCTACCGAGGGCATGATTGCCCGCGAGTTGCGCAACGCCGCCGATCGCTACATCGACCTCAACGACCTCAGACCCTTCATCGAAAAGACGATCGAAAGCCGGGTGCTTTCTTCGAGTTCGATTAGCGCCGCCTCGCTGCCCAACGGCGGCTAA
- a CDS encoding RNB domain-containing ribonuclease, with protein MQFSVHDLLGLLSPERSVAPKVLQQKLSLDDSAALAQLQLVLDALEKVGLIEKMQGRYRLVVDEEIVGGRLRCSSKGFCFVTPEQPEAEEIFVVEGSLKNAWNGDRVLVRLLKKASRRRKPEGEVVLVTERAHTALVGRLAEADAGEDKPKILQVAPLDDRLGSVLELVDTENLDVAAELIVEVEITRYPLGRRPAKCRLLRVLGHANDPLVDLDLVASRYQLPLEFPRTVLDAAAQLAESAAPEGREDLRALEVWVLPGELPQMALSLVPAEGGWELGLHVSDVAVLVEAGSALDAEAYRRGLAARLRDRSLGLWPDALLERCALLPDTSRSAWSVLVNLDTTGQVRAFRWTPSLVRARGRLESLGEPYAAVAAALAAQGTGPLLGAADPRIFIELLESLIGQHLAHLHLGAPFLCEPGPQGGEVVDWLRLARACGLEVPEADAAVELTVRQYRTWLLEQPAGTNRALRELLLATLPVEQFAAAPQHHFGRDSMAVAPFSCPLEHYGDLLVQRLLQQVHTDGRDRKTPRSKVSVDLHSSNCHGLIDWPVLKPKVQKDWEEALPGLVSHLSARLQQVHQAQADLEGFERIGRLGTQAEPLRGLITGVQSYGFFVAVEEPFVEGLVHVSGLKDDWYTFQAREPALIGRRSRRRFQIGDTVTVKVKGIDYYRQQVDLTVVRDESEPPTEEGAEAPLLAAPEA; from the coding sequence ATGCAATTTTCTGTACACGACTTGCTGGGTCTACTCTCACCGGAACGCTCGGTGGCGCCGAAGGTGCTTCAGCAAAAGCTTTCTCTCGATGACAGCGCGGCGCTTGCGCAGCTGCAGCTGGTGCTCGACGCCCTCGAGAAAGTCGGCCTGATCGAGAAAATGCAGGGCCGCTACCGCCTGGTTGTCGACGAAGAAATCGTCGGCGGACGCCTGCGCTGCAGCTCGAAAGGCTTCTGCTTTGTCACCCCCGAACAGCCGGAGGCAGAAGAAATTTTTGTGGTCGAAGGCAGCCTCAAAAATGCCTGGAATGGCGATCGGGTGCTGGTGCGTCTGCTCAAAAAAGCCTCGCGCCGCCGCAAGCCCGAAGGAGAAGTGGTGCTGGTGACCGAGCGGGCGCACACCGCCCTGGTGGGCCGCCTCGCCGAAGCAGACGCAGGCGAAGACAAGCCCAAAATCCTGCAGGTCGCTCCCCTGGACGATCGGCTGGGAAGCGTTCTGGAGTTGGTCGATACCGAAAATCTGGACGTAGCGGCCGAGTTGATTGTCGAAGTAGAAATCACCCGCTACCCCCTGGGGCGGCGGCCGGCCAAATGCCGCTTGCTGCGCGTGCTCGGCCATGCCAACGATCCGCTGGTGGATTTAGATCTGGTCGCCAGCCGCTATCAGTTACCGCTCGAATTTCCCCGGACGGTGCTCGATGCGGCCGCACAGCTTGCCGAATCCGCCGCGCCGGAGGGGCGCGAGGATCTGCGGGCGCTCGAAGTGTGGGTGCTGCCGGGGGAATTGCCCCAGATGGCCCTCTCGTTGGTACCGGCGGAGGGTGGTTGGGAGCTGGGGCTGCACGTGAGCGATGTGGCGGTGCTGGTGGAGGCGGGTTCGGCCCTCGACGCCGAGGCCTACCGGCGCGGCCTGGCGGCACGCCTGCGCGATCGAAGCCTCGGGCTGTGGCCCGACGCGCTGCTGGAGCGTTGCGCTCTGCTGCCCGACACCAGCCGTTCGGCCTGGTCGGTGCTGGTGAACCTCGATACCACGGGCCAGGTGCGCGCCTTTCGCTGGACGCCCTCGCTGGTGCGCGCCCGCGGCCGCCTGGAGAGCCTGGGTGAACCCTACGCCGCTGTCGCCGCCGCCCTGGCCGCACAGGGGACGGGCCCCCTGCTCGGCGCTGCGGATCCGCGCATTTTTATCGAACTGCTCGAATCGCTCATCGGGCAGCATCTGGCCCACCTGCACCTGGGGGCACCCTTTTTATGCGAGCCGGGGCCGCAGGGCGGCGAGGTGGTCGACTGGCTGCGCCTGGCACGCGCCTGCGGTCTGGAGGTGCCCGAGGCGGACGCTGCAGTCGAACTCACCGTGCGGCAGTACCGCACCTGGCTTCTGGAGCAGCCCGCGGGGACCAACCGCGCCCTGCGCGAGCTGCTGCTGGCCACCTTACCGGTCGAACAGTTCGCAGCGGCACCCCAGCACCACTTCGGGCGCGACAGCATGGCGGTCGCCCCTTTTAGCTGTCCGCTCGAACACTACGGCGACCTGCTGGTACAGCGGTTACTCCAGCAGGTGCACACCGACGGCCGCGATCGCAAGACGCCGCGCAGCAAGGTGAGTGTCGATCTGCACTCTTCGAACTGTCATGGGCTCATCGACTGGCCGGTGCTCAAACCCAAAGTCCAAAAAGACTGGGAGGAGGCTCTTCCGGGTTTGGTCAGCCACCTCAGTGCGCGGCTGCAGCAGGTGCACCAGGCCCAGGCGGACCTGGAGGGCTTCGAGCGCATCGGCCGGCTCGGCACCCAGGCTGAACCGCTCAGGGGACTGATCACCGGCGTGCAATCCTACGGATTTTTCGTCGCCGTCGAAGAACCCTTCGTCGAGGGCCTGGTGCACGTCAGCGGCCTCAAAGACGACTGGTACACCTTCCAGGCGCGCGAACCCGCCCTAATCGGCAGACGCAGCCGCCGCCGCTTCCAAATCGGCGATACGGTCACCGTCAAAGTCAAGGGGATAGACTACTACCGTCAACAAGTGGACTTGACGGTGGTGCGCGACGAGTCGGAACCGCCCACGGAGGAGGGCGCCGAAGCGCCGCTGCTTGCCGCACCGGAAGCGTGA